The Sporocytophaga myxococcoides DSM 11118 genome segment GTATTTGTAGAACAGGTTTAGTTCAGGATCTTCATAGAACAAAGGTTTGGCATCTGTAAGCTTTCCGTCTGCATTAGGATAACACTTGCTATAATCGATATAGTGGCCCAATGACCTTAGCTTATATTGTTGGGTTTTATCCTCTTTTTCCAGCCTTTTATATTCTTTGCTGAAATCATGGAAGTGACCGACAGGACCAGCAGTTCTGAACATAAAAGTATGCTGATGATCATAGTCTTTCGTTTCATTTCCAACCAAATGGTCTTTGGTAACAAGCTCAATTCCAAAGATAGAATCAGGTCTCCACACAGGCTGAACAGTTGTCTCCAATGCTTGCTTTAACAGATCGTTATCCGCATCAACAGCTGCCTGATTTGCAGGAAGCGTCTTATTGAACTGATAATCCGTTTTATCTTCCCAACGCATTTCGAATACAGAGGTAGTGCAGGAGTTTCCATCTTCCAGAAGCAGATTGCCCAGGTCTTCTTTTAACAAGTCAAATCCGTCTTCTACCAATAACCATGCAACCTCCGTGCAAGTCCCCAAACCTTTGATAACTATCTTATCAACACAATTGCTTAGATCACTATTTGCTTCAAATGAAATAGCAGCTGTAAGATCTTCAGCATCTACAATTGCAGAAGGTGCAGCTTCCTGCCATTGACTGCCCGGAATCAGTTTAACAAAGTGATCAGGAACTTTTACCTTTTTAAGATACTTTACTTCTACCTGTGATATAAGAGTCTTAAGCTTGAGATCTATCTTTGCCGCTGGTTGTTCAAACAAAAGCTCAACCTCAGACCCGTTAGGAAGGACTAATCCATTGGTAAAACCAAATGTATTGCTTTCACTGGTAACCCTTCCGTCTCCGTCCAGCATTCGTACAAGAATTGTATTTTTGTAAAAATTAAACTCATTACTATTTCTAAATATGGATACAGGTGAGTTTTCAAAGTTTACAGATTTAAATCTTCTTGGCTCAAGACAGCTCATGAAGTTATCTCTGAAGCCAAGTGTCTCCGTAGGAAGCGGATTGGCTTCCATGTAACTTAACGGGTTCTGGCAAAGAAGACGCAACCTGTTATAGTTATTAGGCTGATAAGCCTGCCATGATCCATATTTTAAGTCTGCAATATTTCCGCTAAAGTTCACCACTGTATTTGTGAGTGCAGGAGCCATTGCCTGATATGGTTCATAGTCTTCCCAACTTCTACTTGTTGGATTCCATATTTTTATATTGAGCTGCGAAAGGAGATAACTATGCTCTACCTGTTTTGACTTTCCTTTCTGCGGAGGATAAAGCTCCGTATAACTTGCTCCGTATGGAGGACGATAGAAATTGGAAACTGTAGGTGACGAAGGATCAAATCCCATTCCACGCAAGAACTCAATCTCCACAAAGCTATCCACCGGAATGACGTGGTTTTCAATCAGAACATCAGGAGGAGTTGCTGGTAAACCATTCGGACTATATAAAAGATCAAAAGTCTCGCCGCTCATAATGTTCAGCGCTTTAGCTTTACCAGGCTCAAGGATCTGAATCTCGTCCATGTTAAGCTCTCTGTCAAGCGTCCATGTGAAATCAATGGTTTCGTTGATCGTTTTTCCTCCACCTTTTTTCTTTCTGAAAATGCTTGGTTTAGGAACGCTGATACCTACAGCACCTGTAACCATCAATGGTTTAGGAGCTTCAGCAGCGAGGAAGGCAAATACCTTTAACCCCAGCTTTATAAAAAATACCTGTATTGCAGCTTCACCACCCAATGCTATTGAGCCGCCCAGCTGTGCAGGTCTGAAGCTTAATCTTCCTGCCATATCCATGTAGGCTGAAAGCTTAACTCTTAAAGGTCCTATGCCTTTGTCAAAACCAAAGCTTACACCTCCACCAGCTTTTATCCCGCTTCCTGATATCATCAGATAAGAGTACATGTTAAACAAGCTCAACACTCTTGCCTGCAATCTCTTATCATTCGGAGTTTCACGACCAAAGTTCATGTACCACGCACCGGCATCTTTAAAGAAGAAGCCCATTTCTATGAGACCTTTGCCGTCAAATACAGCACCTGATTCGGGAATGCGAAGATTAACACCGAACTCAGAGGTTACAGACTCTTTGGTAATGGCAAGGAACAGACTGAACGGAGGATCCGTAGTAGAATCTATACCGATTCTTTCTTTTAGCAATGCTGCCTGTCCCTGTATTGCGAACAATTCAGGAATAGAAAGCAACAAGAATACTTTGCTTGAGAATGTTCTACCGCTGTCTGTAGCTGTTGCAAAAGAAACCCCAGCCCCAATAGAGAAGCCATCTTCCAGTTCAAACTTGGAAACTTGTATACCTTCTTTAAAATCCGGTGCCTGTTTCTTTTTATAGTATTCATACCAGGAGCCGCTTTCAGGAACGCCTGCTGCATTTTTGGTGGCAACATAATGCTTACCTACCAGACCTCTGAAACCATAGATACCAAGACCTGTTGGACCAAGTGGAATAGGAGCAGGAAGTTCAAGACCCACATCTATCAAGAATGCAGGGACATCAGGGTTCAAGCGCATGGCAGCACTTCCGGAAAGACCGACTTTAGGAAGAGAGAAGGTAACACCACCAATGTATTCAGTTCCCGTGTATTTGCTTCCTTCAGCAGGATCCTTCATTGACAAGTAACCGCTCAACAATAAGGCAGCCTGTTCTGGGCTGGACCCGCCGGGAATAATGAGATCTATTGCGATACTCTGAATACGCAGGAAGAAATGTGGTTCTCTACCTTGTGATTTGTTATTATCGACAGTGAAATAAAACTTGATACCATCTCCTCTTGCATCTACACCACCTGGGTTAATGCTTACACCACCATCAAATCCGAAGTACCAGTATTTCCTCATCTGGTTATCATGCATCTGCTCATGAGTACCATAGTGGATGGCTGTAATGGTAAGCTTAACTGGACCTATCGTTAATGTTTTAGGACTCTTCAGTTTGGTTGTACCACCTGCAGCAATCTCCACCTGACCATCGCTCCAGATTCTGAAACGCTGAATATCGATCTTCTCGGGAAGGAACTCACCAATGGCTCCACCCATGTCCTGGAACTTCAGCCCACCTGTGATCTCAAAGTAGAACCTATCATCCTCTTTACCGATCTTTCCTGAGTTGATGTAAACATCAAGAAGACCAGGAAGAGTGATTTTCAAAGGTTCCGGAATTGCAGCAGATATCATGAACTCACCGTTTCCAAAGGAAACACTAACATCTAGTACTGCAGGCTCTTTATCATTACCATCTTTACTGAATTTCGGAATGGTCATGCGGCCATGGATATTGCTGCCGGTAATAACATTCTGTTTGAATGTCATCTCAAAGGTATCTAGAGCTAAAGAGAATCCTGATTCACCTCCGAACTTTGTCTCTAACAATACTGGATTTGGATCTTTAGGATCGATAGCCTCCATACCAATTGTACCACTGAAACCACCAGTTCCTACAATTAGATTCCGACCATATATTTCGACCTTGTCAGTACTGCTTTTAGTCCAAAAAGCGGGAAGACCTATAGTCGCTTTCTCAATGAAAACGCCAACAAAGTTATCTGGACGACCATCGGCTGCTGCCTCCGGAATATTTAGAGTTCTGCTTAAGTCTAACTTAGCTCCTTCGAAATCAATGGTTAATCCAGTATTCCCAATTAAAGATTTTTGGAAACTAAGGTTGTTCTCTCCTTTAAACTCCAAACCTTTATCTGTACTATACGAAAAAGATCCAACATTAAATGTAAGTAATGTCCTAGCTGAATCTGGCAAAGGCTTTCCATAGGTAGGTGAATTTTTATCATCATCTAGTGGGGTAAATATAGATCTTGGGAATTCCAATGCAAGATCTATGTTATCCAAGAATAGCGAAACTTTAGGAATGAAAAGCTCTTTGATGTTTTCTTGAGTAAAATTACCCATAAACTTTGAGAAGAGAGTTTCAATTCGTCCTGTTACATCTCCCAGCTCAGCAGGAATGCCCAGAAACATATCGAAAATTACAGTATAAATGTCAACTGAAATTGTATTGTTCACATATAAATCTGTAATCTGATCGATAAGATTTAAAATTACCAAAGTATCATCTTGGTTGGTACTTTTTGAGAGAGGATTTACCGGACGATATTTTGCGTTAAAATCATCTACAAACTTCTGAATGGGATCAGGATTATCTATTAAACTATTTATTGATTCTGTTAATAGATCTTCTACAGTTACTCCAGAAATCTCCAGTAAAATATCAAAAATAGATTTTGGCGACCAATCAAATGTTGCAAGTTCGAAGCTTTTGGAATACTTTAAAATAGGCCAGGTATAATCCAAAGATATGGGAATTTCTGTACTAGTCCCATCAAAATTAGGATTCAGAAGTAAGCCCAATCCACCAGTACCAGGAATTTCCAAAGCAAGCTTCTTGTAGGTTTTAATTTTAAGGCTGTAAAATGCACTATCGCAATCAACACTCCTTTCAATCTGGAGATTCTTATAATATAAATCAGAAAAGACAGAACCTATACCGTCTTTAAAGACACCAAAATTTTCCGGCATGTTTTCTACAGGAAACAATGTGGAAAGTGAAGGCAAAAAATCTGACATGTGATTAAAAATTTAAAAGTTGTTTATTATAAAAAATGCTTTTACTTATAATAAGTAAATTTTAGCATACTCACCTTTCGGTTTGGAAAAATCATCTCAATTGTATTGATAGTTCCATCGACATTGTATGTGTATTTTTTTATTGTTTTTGTGTGAGATATAAGGTTTATCATCTCTGATACTAGAAGTTTATTTAAGGAATTGTATGTATAAATATATCTGACATCCTTAGTTTTATATTCTATTAACCTTTTTTCTTGATCAAATACTTTTTCACTAGACACCTCAATCAATTTTCCATCAAAATTAAAATACCTTTCTATTACAGATGAACTGCTGTCAGTGTAACTATACAAATAATCAAAATAAGTATTTGAATGATTAGTACGCTCGTTTATTCTTATTAATCTATTAGAAGAATCGTAGATGTATTTACTAACTAAATAAAGCCTTGGAGTTATGACTTTCTTTTCCACTAACAGGCCATTTTTCCCATAGTTATATATAGAACTATCAAAATATAGCGGGTCGGACGCATCAGATTTTACGATGATTCTTGTACGCCCTGATTTTGATTTAATATATCTAGTGACATACCGTTTTTTGATATCCAAAGCATAAATTGTTGAAATTGTAAGAGTGTCATTAATGTATTTATATTCTTCTTCTTCTATATTCTGAAGATGCCTACTTACAAGTTTACCTGTAATCAGATCATATGTATAATCAGTAACTCCCAAAGCAGAGGAATCTTGGATCAATTCACAATTATCATTAAATAAATACTTATTCACCAAAATACTTTTTTCAATGGTCAAATTATCTCCAATTCTTTCTGATAAAATCTTTTTTATTCCAAGTTGACATACTAAAGCCGAGTCATAATGATTTTCAGCTACCTGCCCTTTTAGGATATAAGGGAGAAAAATAAAGACAAAAATGTAAATTCGATTTCTTTTCATTTTAGTTCCTAGAATTATACCAATTACGCATTACACCCCTAACATATCCATTGTTTAGTACACCTCCTTGTCCACCCAAATTTCTTAATCTTTCTTGAGAAGTCCCTCCACCATTATGCCTTCTGGCAGTGCATGCGGCAATTACCGCATCAGCATCTAATATGTTATTCAAATAGGTTGGGTTTTCGGATATATATTGATCTACTATTTGCTGAGTTTGTGCATTTGTATTATATTCTGTCCTTACACTATTAAAAGTTGACCTTACAACTAACTTACCAATTGCAAGACCGCTATTATCAGTCATGGCATTTCTGATATTTTGACCAATTGATGAACTTAGAATTGATTTCGTAACAAAACCATTTCTTATTTCACCTTGTTGACTTGGTGACTGGGAATAAAGATTCACGTCACTTCTTCTAAGGCCCAATAAATTAGTTATATAATTGAAATAACTACCTGGTGTATTGGCAGCACCACCTCGACCATATATTTGTGCAGCAGTGTTGATGGTAAGCATCTTTCGTAAGATGTTAACTTCAATCATATTACTGAGATAAACAATATCAAGACCTGTAACTAAGGAAAAAGCATTCCAATATGTTGTATCTTGAGAAATTCTTTCATTAGTTAGTCTAATTACAGCTCTATTATAAATAGGAGTACTAATTGCTTCACTAGTTAATATATTTACAACTCTGTCATAAAGAGTGGCATCAACAGCACCATCATCTTCGTCCAGTACAATATCTTCAATCCTAAAATAAATGGATTCCGTGTCTCTAGCGATTCCATTAACTAGAGATAATTCATCACTATCTAACCCATAATAATTCCTTAAAACCGTGTCGCTTATAATATGTGATAATGCAGTCGACCCAATAGTTTGTACTTTCCCAAAAGAAGTGGGGGTGTAAGATCCATTTCTTAAGCGAGCAGGAATTTCTCCATTACCATCAGATTCACTACGAATTATCGCTGTATATATTCTTTCCTGGTCTGGAGTTAAATCTCCTGTTGGAGCAGTTGCCATAGGATTAAGTGCATTGGGGTTGACATATGTGCCAGATCCGTATGTAGGATCGAAGAGAGCAAAAACCGTTCCTACTATTGTTTCCCAGATCGTTGTGTTATTCATCAATCTGTCATTACTATTAGGAGTATTAAGTTCAATAATACCAGTTGGCACATTCAAAGAAGCATTGGCCTGAAATTCCCTTAAGGCTTCTCGTGTTCTTGGGATACTAGATTGATTAATTGTGGCAGGAGTGCCAATACTAGAAACCTTTTCCCTCACATAATGCTCCGGCTTTAAGAACCCAAGTTCATGAAGTCTATCTTGGATAACTCTAACATCTGCCCTATTATTCTGAGGCACGGTCCCTCTTCTTGTGCTTCCTACAGAGTCTTGAATAAAGATCCCTTTGCTATTCGGTAATAAAGGATTTGACAAAATTCTAAGAGCACTGGACCTTGGCGCAATTATCCCTGCAGCCAAAGAGGTAAATCCTCTTATAATCTTAAATTCTTTAAGAGCTACAATCGTTTTAGGAATTTGAGATACATTAATAGTTGAAGTTCCTGTTACAGACACAAGTTCGTTATTAAAATCGGAAGTTGAAAGATAGCCCAACTCATTTAACCTTGTCTGAACTGCTGCTACATCTGTATTTTTATTTCCAGCAGGATTATTAGTAATTTCTCCAACTTCATTTTCAAGATTGATTAAACTTGGCCTGAATCGAGGTGGCTTATTAAGAACCTCTAACTCAGGACTATTCGGTCTGATTCTATTGAAACTCCCCATTACCATTTTAAAATTAAAATCTTTTATAGCATTGGTCAATGTATCCATGTTGTTTGGACTATCTAAAGGCAAGAAACCAAGGACTCTTAATCTATTTCTTACTAATTCAACGTCTGTCAGATTATTTGTAGCATTGGTGATATTCGGTATTACCCCACCGACATCTCCTGACAAAGCTATATGAGATATTTCGCCACGTCTCGGACGATTCATATTTAAAAATTTCAGCTCTGTTGATTTGGGACGAATTTGAACAAGGCGTATTCCTAATGCCATGCGGGTAAAATCAGAAATCGCACCAATTGTTTGCTCTAAACTTGTATCTGCTATTTGTGTAATTACTCCAGTGCCAGGATACTCTTGACCTAATTCGTTCTGGCTTAAAAAGCCCAGATTAATTAACCTATTTTGTAAGGCTCTTACATCATTAGCATTGTTAACACCATCGAGTCCAACAGTATTACTTAAGACGCAAGGACCATCGACAAGAACATTTTGGAAAACCTGAAGAGCCTCTGTTGTATTAAAGATTGCCATGTGAAAAAATTTTTATACCTGTAGAAAATTCATTTATTAAAATTTGCTGACTCTGTTCGATATAACCTCGTAAAGCAAGTTCAGCTACCGTGTAGCTTATGCCGTTATTATCCGTTTCATTAGCTTTATTAATTAGCCCTAGGTAAACTCTGTATTTAGGGATAAATCCAGTGACAATATTATTTAAAGAATTCCACTGAGAAGTCGTTAGTATAATAGAAAAATATTCTGAACTATCACAGCTTGAAAAATCCTCTGAGAAATCTGTCTCAAGAGTCAAATATCCAGCAGATAAAGTTTGATCCGCTAAATTTAAAGGTGTCTTAAATAATCTAACCCCCTTTATAGAATCTACAATACTTTCTAAAAACGCCTTAGACGTTTTATAAGCAATACTTTTTTGAGGAAACCTTTTATGCTCCTTTTCCTCAGTATTTCGCACATTGGAAGCAGAATAGAATAATTCAACAGCCTGGTCATATTTTGCAATACCTATACTGGCTGCGAAATCCTTTTTCAAATTTTGCCTAAAATCTATATAAACCTCATCATCATAAATCTTTGATTTCAGATTAGAATCACCTGCAAAAGGAATTACAAGACTAAATGGTGAAATAATATTATCAAGGTAATTTTGTGATCGTAATACGGTGCCTGAAGAAGCAGGATTATGACTTGGATCAAACCTCTTGTTATACTTCAATTTTATATAGCATGATACAGAAGTCGTTGCCCCCCCATCCCTATTAAGAGTTGTTAACGAAAATTCATTTGTGTGACCTGAAGTAACCGTCAGATCATAAAATCTACCTTTCCCCTTTGGCTCTTTAGGATATGTTTGGCTTGGATAACCACTGCATACATACATTAAGGGAAGGGTATTATCACCACCTCCATCTGGCATTTGAATTCTTATCAAATTTCTTTTTAAAGTATTGCCCACAGGGAAATCAGAATTTTCAAGAATCAATATTGGCCACCCATTTCTATAATAGTTGATAGACGAAGGAGTTGAAGATACATCGAAAGCAGCATTAATTGTTGTACCATAATTCTTAAAATAATTGAATGAATGATTAAATTCATTTCTTATATCAAGATAGATCCTATTCTTATTGTTAAACTTCGCAAGTATAGTATCATAAACTTCGTTTCCTCTTAATCTGTCACTATTATCAGAAGTGGACCTTTTCACTCTAATCTGAGAATGACTAAAACAACCAAAAAACGCACAAGGGTCAATGTAATTTAAAATCTCCTCTTTGTCATGCCAGTGCTCAAACATCTGAGCCTGCGTTGGACTAACTGGAAGTGTATTTACTTCGATGATATTTTTGTTTGCTCTCGCAACACTTAATTTCGGATCAAAACCAATAGACTCTGTTAAGATTTCAATACCAAAAGATGATGCATTAAATTTTCCAATTTTCCATCCGGACTTTACAACCGGGAATTGATTGGCAACATTGTCTCTATAGAAGATATCATCGATTGAACCACTGTCAGGGAAAGCTGGAGCTTTTAAATCTATTCCTAAAGCCTCTTTAGGAGGATTTTCGGAAGTCCCAGTGCTAGCATTTTTTGCTGTTTGAGATTCCCAGATGCTTTTGGTTAAATCATTGCTCGTTGAAACTGCAATTTCGTTTCCATTGAATAAACTATCTTTCTTAATACCTCTGTAAATGATAAATTTAATTTTAGAAAAAGCGAAAGGCGGTTGGCTTAGAGGCTTAAGAATAAGATTTACCAAGTTCGCATTTGAACCATCTTCCTGTACACAAACAACTCCATCAGAGATTGCATAAGCATTTGAATCTGAACTGGAGCTATGTATACTTGTTACCTGGTACTTATCTTTCCCTCCCGAAGACCCTGCAGGGCCAAATGCACCAATCTGTGCCTGGCTGCTTAAAAGATCTATATCAGTAAAAAAATAAAAATTAGCCATTTTAAAAATTATATTTAAATTATAAATATTGAATATTACTACCTCAAAAAACTATAATCTACTTTTCTCTCTGCAATATCAGAATAGGATGGACGCTGGTAGGCCATATTCGGAAAAAAGCAATAGGTCTTTCCTCTCGGCTGAATAATATCCATCGTTATGTGATCTATAGGCATGTCCATCTTTTCAAGCTGTTCGAGATAAAAATCATAACAAGTCTCTTTGATTGCATAGCAGTGAAGACAACTTGATTTTTGAACTCTATAAATATGAAAATTGATCTTCATAAGATGTTCAAGATGTGCTCCCCCCATTAGGATCATCTCCCAATCGGAAGGTATAGTATGGAAATTATCTGCGAGACGTTTTGATAAACCATTATTAAATTCAACATCATCTTCCAGTATCAGAATTGACTTATATCCCTTTAGCTTTGCATCTTGAATAATCTTAGCGGTTGTCATCGAAAGACCCATGCTACCAGAGTTCCATGCATACTCAGGTATACCATGTGGATTGATAAATTTATCCAAATGATCTTTACCATAAACTGCTGTTATAATTTCCGGCTCAAAATCAAAATTTTTGCACTCTGATAATGCTCTATCTAACCTATCCTTTCTGTGCTTTAGGTTGATGAGATAAGTATGATCGAAATAGTTTTGAAACATATTAATGTTAGATTTTAAGAGAAAGTCACTAAACTTGCCACGCCCGCAGAACTTATGGACCAATACTTTAGCTGACCGTCTGGTTGAATCAAATTAACTGTCCGACCTGAATAATTAGATGTTATTGTCAT includes the following:
- a CDS encoding peptidoglycan-binding domain-containing protein, giving the protein MAIFNTTEALQVFQNVLVDGPCVLSNTVGLDGVNNANDVRALQNRLINLGFLSQNELGQEYPGTGVITQIADTSLEQTIGAISDFTRMALGIRLVQIRPKSTELKFLNMNRPRRGEISHIALSGDVGGVIPNITNATNNLTDVELVRNRLRVLGFLPLDSPNNMDTLTNAIKDFNFKMVMGSFNRIRPNSPELEVLNKPPRFRPSLINLENEVGEITNNPAGNKNTDVAAVQTRLNELGYLSTSDFNNELVSVTGTSTINVSQIPKTIVALKEFKIIRGFTSLAAGIIAPRSSALRILSNPLLPNSKGIFIQDSVGSTRRGTVPQNNRADVRVIQDRLHELGFLKPEHYVREKVSSIGTPATINQSSIPRTREALREFQANASLNVPTGIIELNTPNSNDRLMNNTTIWETIVGTVFALFDPTYGSGTYVNPNALNPMATAPTGDLTPDQERIYTAIIRSESDGNGEIPARLRNGSYTPTSFGKVQTIGSTALSHIISDTVLRNYYGLDSDELSLVNGIARDTESIYFRIEDIVLDEDDGAVDATLYDRVVNILTSEAISTPIYNRAVIRLTNERISQDTTYWNAFSLVTGLDIVYLSNMIEVNILRKMLTINTAAQIYGRGGAANTPGSYFNYITNLLGLRRSDVNLYSQSPSQQGEIRNGFVTKSILSSSIGQNIRNAMTDNSGLAIGKLVVRSTFNSVRTEYNTNAQTQQIVDQYISENPTYLNNILDADAVIAACTARRHNGGGTSQERLRNLGGQGGVLNNGYVRGVMRNWYNSRN
- a CDS encoding glycosyltransferase family 25 protein, translating into MFQNYFDHTYLINLKHRKDRLDRALSECKNFDFEPEIITAVYGKDHLDKFINPHGIPEYAWNSGSMGLSMTTAKIIQDAKLKGYKSILILEDDVEFNNGLSKRLADNFHTIPSDWEMILMGGAHLEHLMKINFHIYRVQKSSCLHCYAIKETCYDFYLEQLEKMDMPIDHITMDIIQPRGKTYCFFPNMAYQRPSYSDIAERKVDYSFLR